Within Bdellovibrionales bacterium, the genomic segment GGGAACGTAGCCCAAAAATATCTCCGCAGGAGGAAACGTGGCCGGCAAGAGAACCAAACCTTCTGAAACGGGGCAAAAAGGCACAGTCTCTTTTCCGTTCTTCTCCTGAAAAAAATTATTCCGGCAAAAAGAAGGCTCGCTGCTAGAATCTTCAATCTCTTTTCCAATTGGTTGAAGATGAGCGCAAGCACCTAGGCTAAATAGGACTATCAACAAACAATAAGGCACCTGACGCTACCCCCAATATATGAAGGTCAAAATCTACATCGTACAGATCAAACTTTCAATCTGTTTCACCTAGGAGGACTTTCAACCGTAAACAGCAGAGTCTCCCTTGCTAAATCCAACGCCTTAGCCACTTGGTCATAAGATTCTCCCGAAAAGATAGCGTGGCCAATTTCAACTCCCGAGCCGATCCGCGGCAAAATATTCTGTCCACAATTGACTTTCAACCTGAGCTTATCCAATTCTGGCATTCGCAAAATGGCGTCCTTTCCCTCAATGCGAACCAATTTTCCAGCTCCCGGATGAATAATCCAAGCTCCAGAATATTTTCCTGACCACGGCGACAAATCTGGCTCCAGCCCCATAGCAATCTGTAAAACTGATTTCCACGGATCAAAACCATAGCTCTTTTCAATCAGACAAAGAATATGGCCACCAGGTGGGCGAACCGCAAGCTCTCCAAACACAGGTCCTTCATCAGTCAAAAAAAGCTCAAGATGTGTCATTCCTGATTGAATCCCAAAGGCGCTCAGAACTCTCTTATTAAAATCCAGCAAATCTTCTGATACTTCTTTTGAGAGTTTCGCTGGAACTAGGTTCATCTCAAACAGACGATGGTAAGCCGTAAAATTTGTGAAGCGCACCTCGCCACCGAAAAGTAAACTCTCAATACTCATCTCCCTCCCGCGGACTAAAGCCTCAACAAGTTTGCCAACATGCCAGGCTTCAACTAACTCCGATCTGTCCCAACAAAATTTCATCCCACGACTGCCCGATAGTCCGGCTTCCTTTATGATCAGTGGCCACCCCCACTTCTCAATAAGAAAATCCATATCTGTTTGGATATTGATAACGGTATGTTCCGCAACCCTAAATCTGTTTTTTCGAGCCACATCCTTCATTTGGTTCTTAAAATGGCACAGATTCGCTGAGGCCTCAGACATCCCAAAAACCCCCAATTGATCACGCAGCCTTCCTGCGAACGGAACTGATCTCTCCGTGAGAGCAAGGATTGCAGCATACCCTGGGTCTCCAGGTGCAAACGAATTCTTTATTTGTTCTGTCAGTTTTTCCTCAGATTCAGAATACCAAATATTGAGAGGATAACTGTGCACCGGAGAAGGTTCACCTCCGAGACAGGCAATGTCCACATCGAGCCCCAGACTCTTGGCCGCTTTTATCGCATTTTTTCTATAGCCGAGAAACAAAAGCCTCTGACGCAAGCAAAAACCCCACTTTCGTTCTTCCACAGCACAAGCTCTTCCCCTCCAAATAGAAAATAAATTCAGGCGGGATTCAAGTGTTTCTCGACCGACTGAGGCCCGTAACAACGCTTTTTACTGAATTCTTAACATTCATTTGGTAGAATTTGGCAAATGGCTTGGAAAACGTACAAAGAAAAATTGAAAAAGCTCTCTGACGCGATCGTGCAAGCTCAGCAACCCATTCGCATTCTCGAGGCCATTAAATGGCCGGTAGAAATCGATAAATTCATTGTTGAATCAGACTTTAAAGATCTTCCAAGAATCGGACGCGAGGAATATCTGGCTCGTCCGCTCGGTTACGATCCTGAAAAAAAAATTACCGAGTTCGAAGATATCATGAGAGCAATTCTGAACGATCTCGGACCTGAAGATCCTCTAGGTAACCACATGCAACTGGCCTGCAAAGAATATGTATTGGTCATTCAAATGCTGTTGG encodes:
- a CDS encoding ATP-grasp domain-containing protein; this encodes MEERKWGFCLRQRLLFLGYRKNAIKAAKSLGLDVDIACLGGEPSPVHSYPLNIWYSESEEKLTEQIKNSFAPGDPGYAAILALTERSVPFAGRLRDQLGVFGMSEASANLCHFKNQMKDVARKNRFRVAEHTVINIQTDMDFLIEKWGWPLIIKEAGLSGSRGMKFCWDRSELVEAWHVGKLVEALVRGREMSIESLLFGGEVRFTNFTAYHRLFEMNLVPAKLSKEVSEDLLDFNKRVLSAFGIQSGMTHLELFLTDEGPVFGELAVRPPGGHILCLIEKSYGFDPWKSVLQIAMGLEPDLSPWSGKYSGAWIIHPGAGKLVRIEGKDAILRMPELDKLRLKVNCGQNILPRIGSGVEIGHAIFSGESYDQVAKALDLARETLLFTVESPPR